One genomic window of Comamonas antarctica includes the following:
- a CDS encoding acyl-CoA dehydrogenase: MNQVVDAFEERQEVERMLLDGAQQFLQARHSLQRARCWRSEGRRFDARLWSAMGECGWLGMRLPEELGGFGLPLSAAAALAARLGAALLPDPFVGCAVAPAALLAALPASDLRDALAGELVDGAQVLTLAWQAQPGEIDPGWSGAVLARDAQGLVLDGTCVAVEGAADQWLVAASEDGQPRLVRVAAQAAGVRRDAQLRADGSAMDTLHFDAVRISADALLATGAAARRALGVALDETRVVAAAYLAGLAEAALDSTAAYLAQRVQFGQPLAALQTVRHRVVDLDLQKRLAFASWRKACEIHAAAPDDFAAAASAAKARCSELALRATRAAMQLHGAMGYTEEADIGLCADAALRHAPAFGNAPAHRRRFAALAFDRPAAPELRGGFPAGPHPATPEAWAQLSDSEFAARLEAWLQAHYPPEWRQPIVLRLRGAAERDWLGTLHRHGLRAPGIARAAGGMGLPLRKQLLYKQVFDAHGVARVLDMGSTLLAPILIRYGTAEQQARFLPGILRGEEVWCQGYSEPGAGSDLASLRTRAERRDDVFIVNGQKIWTSHANNASRIFMLVRTGQYERKQQGISLLLVDLNSPGITVRPIVNMAGDDEFCEVFFDNVEVPASRLLGPLDNGWNVAKSLLGVERLVNGSPALAQQAFNYLRQMLDAAPDMRAAALPNDRLAQLACELHDFHGLYAETCAAALAGQTLDAEYSVLKLVSTELFQKIVELVMDLAAERGAVNGAQAFGAVNIDLHRLYMVSRPGTIYGGASEVQRDILARSLLPAKTR, from the coding sequence ATGAACCAGGTCGTCGACGCGTTCGAGGAGCGCCAGGAAGTCGAGCGCATGCTGCTGGATGGTGCGCAGCAGTTTCTGCAGGCCCGGCATTCGCTGCAGCGCGCGCGCTGCTGGCGCAGCGAAGGGCGGCGCTTCGATGCGCGGCTGTGGTCGGCCATGGGCGAATGCGGCTGGCTGGGCATGCGCCTGCCCGAGGAACTGGGCGGCTTTGGCCTGCCGCTGTCGGCCGCGGCCGCGCTCGCGGCGCGGCTCGGGGCGGCGCTGCTGCCCGATCCCTTTGTCGGCTGCGCCGTGGCGCCGGCCGCGCTGCTGGCCGCGTTGCCGGCCTCGGACCTGCGCGACGCGCTGGCCGGCGAGCTGGTGGACGGCGCGCAGGTGCTGACGCTGGCCTGGCAGGCGCAGCCGGGCGAGATCGATCCCGGCTGGAGCGGCGCGGTGCTGGCGCGCGATGCGCAGGGCCTGGTGCTGGACGGGACCTGTGTCGCGGTCGAGGGCGCGGCCGACCAATGGCTGGTGGCGGCCAGCGAGGACGGCCAGCCCCGGCTGGTGCGGGTGGCCGCGCAGGCCGCCGGCGTGCGGCGCGACGCGCAATTGCGTGCCGACGGCAGCGCGATGGACACGCTGCATTTCGACGCGGTGCGGATCTCCGCCGATGCGCTCTTGGCCACGGGCGCCGCCGCGCGGCGCGCGCTGGGCGTGGCGCTTGACGAGACCCGCGTGGTGGCCGCCGCCTATCTGGCCGGGCTGGCCGAAGCCGCGCTGGACAGCACGGCCGCCTATCTGGCGCAACGCGTGCAGTTCGGCCAGCCGCTGGCGGCGCTGCAGACCGTGCGCCATCGCGTGGTCGATCTGGACCTGCAAAAGCGCCTGGCCTTTGCCTCGTGGCGCAAGGCCTGTGAGATCCACGCGGCGGCGCCTGACGACTTCGCCGCCGCCGCGAGCGCCGCCAAGGCGCGCTGCTCCGAACTCGCGCTGCGCGCGACGCGCGCGGCCATGCAACTGCATGGGGCGATGGGCTATACCGAGGAGGCCGACATCGGCTTGTGTGCCGATGCGGCGCTGCGGCACGCACCCGCATTCGGCAACGCGCCCGCGCACCGGCGCCGGTTTGCGGCACTGGCGTTCGACCGGCCCGCAGCGCCGGAGCTGCGCGGCGGCTTCCCGGCCGGCCCGCATCCGGCCACGCCCGAGGCCTGGGCGCAGTTGTCCGATAGCGAGTTCGCGGCGCGCCTCGAAGCCTGGCTGCAGGCCCACTATCCGCCCGAATGGCGCCAGCCCATCGTGCTGCGCCTGCGCGGCGCGGCCGAGCGCGACTGGCTGGGCACGCTGCACCGCCACGGCCTGCGCGCGCCGGGCATTGCGCGCGCGGCGGGCGGCATGGGCCTGCCGCTGCGCAAGCAGCTGCTCTACAAGCAGGTCTTCGATGCGCATGGCGTGGCGCGCGTGCTCGACATGGGCAGCACGCTGCTCGCGCCCATCCTGATCCGCTACGGCACGGCCGAGCAGCAGGCGCGCTTCCTGCCAGGCATCCTGCGCGGCGAGGAGGTCTGGTGCCAGGGCTATTCCGAGCCCGGCGCGGGCTCGGACCTCGCGTCGCTGCGCACCCGCGCCGAGCGCCGCGACGATGTGTTCATCGTCAACGGCCAGAAGATCTGGACCAGCCACGCGAACAATGCCAGCCGCATCTTCATGCTGGTGCGCACCGGGCAGTACGAGCGCAAGCAGCAGGGCATCAGCCTGCTGCTGGTCGACCTGAACTCGCCGGGCATCACGGTGCGGCCCATCGTCAACATGGCCGGCGACGACGAATTCTGCGAAGTGTTCTTCGACAACGTCGAAGTGCCGGCGAGCCGCCTGCTGGGCCCGCTCGACAATGGCTGGAACGTCGCCAAGAGCCTGCTGGGCGTCGAGCGCCTGGTCAACGGCAGCCCGGCGCTGGCGCAGCAGGCATTCAACTACCTGCGGCAGATGCTGGACGCCGCCCCCGACATGCGCGCCGCCGCATTGCCCAATGACCGCCTGGCCCAGCTGGCCTGCGAACTGCATGATTTCCACGGCCTGTATGCCGAAACCTGCGCCGCGGCGCTGGCCGGCCAGACGCTCGATGCCGAATATTCGGTGCTCAAGCTGGTCTCCACCGAGCTGTTCCAGAAAATCGTCGAGCTGGTGATGGACCTTGCCGCGGAACGCGGCGCCGTCAATGGCGCCCAGGCCTTTGGCGCGGTGAATATCGACCTGCACCGGCTGTATATGGTGTCGCGCCCGGGCACGATTTATGGCGGCGCGAGCGAAGTCCAGCGCGACATTCTCGCGCGCAGCCTGCTGCCCGCAAAAACGCGCTGA
- a CDS encoding NAD(P)H-dependent flavin oxidoreductase: MKTRVTEKLGIEYPIIQGGMQWVGLAELASAVSNAGGLGILTGLTQATADDLRQEIARCRRMTHKPFGVNLTMLPSSVPRPYAEYVAAIVDSGVKIVETAGRIPEEFIRTFRQHGITIVHKCTTVRHALSAERAGVDMVSIDGLECAGHPGEDDVGGLVLIPAAARALKIPVIASGGIADGRGLAAALVLGAEGVNMGTRFCVTREAPIHEHIKQAYVAGSERDTALIYRTLKNTARVFRNEIAEQVRALEAQPGGCAFEDLRPLVVGTRGRAALESGEVHGGILSAGQCIGLIHDIPSCEELIERMVAECRERLSRASRWAAPDAADDRALMALAATESQP, encoded by the coding sequence ATGAAAACACGTGTCACCGAAAAGCTGGGCATTGAATATCCCATCATCCAGGGCGGAATGCAGTGGGTCGGCCTGGCCGAGCTCGCCTCGGCCGTCTCCAATGCCGGCGGCCTGGGCATCCTGACCGGGCTCACCCAGGCCACGGCCGACGACCTGCGCCAGGAAATCGCGCGCTGCCGGCGCATGACGCACAAGCCGTTTGGCGTGAACCTCACCATGCTGCCCTCGTCGGTGCCCCGGCCCTATGCCGAGTATGTCGCCGCCATCGTCGACAGCGGCGTGAAGATCGTCGAGACGGCGGGCCGGATTCCCGAGGAATTCATCCGCACCTTCCGGCAGCATGGCATCACCATCGTGCACAAATGCACCACCGTGCGCCATGCGCTGTCGGCCGAGCGTGCGGGCGTCGACATGGTGTCCATCGACGGGCTCGAATGCGCGGGCCATCCGGGCGAGGACGATGTCGGCGGGCTGGTGCTGATCCCGGCCGCGGCGCGGGCGCTGAAGATCCCGGTGATTGCCTCGGGCGGCATTGCCGACGGCCGCGGCCTGGCCGCCGCGCTGGTGCTGGGCGCCGAAGGCGTGAACATGGGCACGCGCTTTTGCGTCACGCGCGAGGCGCCCATCCATGAGCACATCAAGCAGGCCTATGTCGCCGGCAGCGAGCGCGACACGGCGCTGATCTACCGCACGCTGAAGAACACCGCGCGCGTCTTCCGCAACGAGATTGCCGAGCAGGTGCGCGCGCTCGAGGCGCAGCCCGGCGGCTGCGCGTTCGAGGACCTGCGGCCGCTGGTGGTGGGCACGCGCGGGCGCGCGGCGCTCGAAAGCGGCGAGGTGCACGGCGGCATTCTCAGCGCCGGCCAGTGCATCGGACTGATCCATGACATTCCCAGCTGCGAGGAACTGATCGAGCGCATGGTGGCCGAGTGCCGCGAGCGGCTGAGCCGCGCCAGCCGCTGGGCCGCGCCCGATGCCGCCGATGACCGCGCCCTGATGGCGCTTGCCGCCACCGAAAGCCAGCCATGA
- a CDS encoding Bug family tripartite tricarboxylate transporter substrate binding protein has protein sequence MPIRFNRRLFALLALCSLPLAAAAQAFPTKPLRIVVAYPPGGGADILARDFGQKLQDKLKQPVIVENKPGAGTLLAAAQVASAPADGHTLLLVTNTLLISPQLQGSSPVNVLKELKPVASLTEIVFVLVTPADLPQKTLPELISYMKANPGKVNYATPSQGGITHLIGTQFQEAYGVKMVTVPYKGTAPALVDVMSGRVQTMLDAMTTSLPHLKAGKLRALGVADDKPWAAMPEIPPMFTKGQQFGRGWYHLFTAAGAPDAAVAAVNAATAEIMAEPAFSAKLAALALMPTGQDSPARLKADMAAEYRLWGDLIKEKGIKAE, from the coding sequence ATGCCCATCCGATTCAACCGCCGCCTTTTCGCGCTGCTGGCGCTGTGCAGCCTGCCGCTGGCCGCCGCCGCGCAGGCCTTTCCAACCAAGCCGCTGCGCATCGTCGTGGCCTATCCGCCCGGAGGCGGCGCCGACATCCTGGCGCGCGACTTCGGCCAGAAGCTGCAGGACAAGCTCAAGCAGCCGGTGATCGTGGAAAACAAGCCCGGCGCGGGCACGCTGCTGGCCGCGGCCCAGGTGGCGAGCGCGCCCGCCGACGGCCACACGCTGCTGCTGGTGACCAACACCTTGCTGATCTCGCCGCAGCTGCAAGGTTCGAGCCCGGTCAATGTGCTCAAGGAGCTCAAGCCCGTGGCGTCGCTGACCGAGATCGTGTTCGTGCTGGTCACGCCCGCCGACCTGCCGCAAAAGACGCTGCCCGAACTGATCAGCTACATGAAGGCCAACCCCGGCAAGGTCAACTACGCCACGCCCAGCCAGGGCGGCATCACGCATCTGATCGGCACGCAGTTCCAGGAGGCCTATGGCGTGAAGATGGTCACCGTGCCCTACAAGGGCACTGCGCCGGCGCTGGTCGATGTGATGTCGGGACGGGTGCAGACCATGCTCGATGCCATGACCACCTCGCTGCCGCACCTCAAGGCCGGCAAGCTGCGCGCGCTGGGCGTGGCCGACGACAAGCCCTGGGCGGCCATGCCCGAGATCCCGCCGATGTTCACCAAAGGCCAGCAGTTCGGCCGCGGCTGGTACCACCTGTTCACCGCCGCCGGCGCGCCCGACGCGGCGGTGGCCGCGGTGAATGCCGCCACCGCCGAGATCATGGCCGAGCCCGCGTTCAGCGCCAAGCTCGCGGCGCTGGCGCTGATGCCCACCGGCCAGGACAGCCCCGCCAGGCTCAAGGCCGACATGGCCGCCGAATACCGGCTCTGGGGCGATCTGATCAAGGAAAAAGGCATCAAGGCCGAGTAA